The region GCGAGTCGGTAAGTTGGGCAACAGTTCGGTTCAGTACGAACTGGCGGTGTTTAAGCAAGGTGAAGATGAAGCCTGTGCGGCCGGGCGTTTCGTGCACGTGTTCGTGGATCGGGCGTCGAATCAACCAGTGGCAATTCCTGCCGGTTTGCGCGGGGCGTTGGAACGATTGGTGGTTTGACAGGCAAAAAAATCGCAGCCCTTGGGCTGCGATTTTTTCGAGAGGCCGGTAGCGGGGGACGCCAGCCTCAGTCGTGATAGCGATGATGCTTGCGATGCCCATAGGCATGACCACGGTGACGACGGTCGTCATCACGGTAGTAGCGACGATCATCATGGCCACGATACGAACGACGATCATCTTCGCGGCTCGAGTTGCCCATGTAGTTACCCAGCGCGCCACCCGCACCGCCGCCGGCTGCGGAGCCGATCAGGCTGCCGGTGGTGCCGCCCATGCTGCGGCCGACCACGTTACCGCCGGCTGCGCCCAACGCACCGCCGATGGCGGCTTGGCCACGGCTGTGTCTGTCGGCGCCAACGGCACTACCACCGGCACCGCCCAAGGCCGCGCCAATGGTGGAACCTGTATTGCCGCCTAGTGACTGACCGACGACCGAGCCCAAAACCCCGCCCAATGCGCCGCCCACACCTGCTTCAGCAGTGCCTCCAGCAGAAGCGAAACCACTGGCCAGGCTAAGGGACAACAAGAGAATCGAGGAGAACTTCATAGAGGAACCTCAAGGGGATGACGGCGCGATCCTGAGGCTGTGTCATAGTTGTGACAATCGAAATCCGACGAGTAACACGACTTGTACACAATTCTATAAGTTACTGTTTTTAGGGCGGAACTTAAGTATTTTTCGCCAGTCTTTAGTTACTTCGGATAGGCCGTTTCAATGCAGAAACGGCCTTTTTTGTGGGCGATTGGAAAGTTACTGGCCACTAAAAATCAAAAAAGCGGACACGTTCCTGTGGCGAGGGAGCTTGCTCCCGCTGGGTCGCGAAGCGGCCCCAAAAGCAGACAAACCCAATCTTTCAGTTAGATTGGGTTTGTCTGTTTTGCGACTGCTACGCAGCCGAACGGGAGCAAGCTCCCTCGCCACAGTGGTCCGTGCTTTGTGCTACGCCGACTTCGCCATAATCAGCCCAGTCTCGCTCGCCATTTCCAACCGAATCGCCACAAACTTCGACGTCGGTGTATGGCTGCCATCCCCGGTACTTTCCAGTGGCACCAGCGGATTCACTTCCGGGTAATACGCGGCGGCCTGCCCGGCAGGAATATCAAACGCCAGCAGCGTGAAGCCCTTCACCCGACGCTCACGGCCATCGTCCCAGATCGAAACGATGTCAGCCTTCTGCCCCGGTTTGAACCCCAGGCGAATGATGTCCGCTTCGTTCACAAACAACACATCCCGCTGACCCTTCACCCCGCGATAACGGTCATCAAGACCATAAATCGTGGTGTTGTACTGATCGTGGGAACGCATCGACTGCATGATCAGATCCGGCAAAATACCCGTGGCGCGCGTGCGCTCATGAACCAGATCCTTGGGCAGGACGTTCGCACGGAAATTGGCCCGGCCCGACGGGGTGTTCCACTTGCGGGCACCGGCACTGTTGCCGAGGTAGAAACCACCCGGATTCTTCACCCTCTCGTTGAAGTCGCGAAAGCCCGGAATGGTGTCGGCGATCAGGTCGCGGATGCGTGCGTAATCGGCCACCAGCCAGTTCCAGTCCACCGGTTTGCTGCCCAGGCTCGCGGCAGCGATGCCGGCAATGATCGCCGGCTCCGAGCGCATCTGGTTCGACAGCGCCTGCAACTGGCCGTTGGAGGCGTGGACCATGCTGAATGAGTCTTCCACGGTCACCGCTTGCGGGCCTTCGGTCTGGATGTCGATGTCGGTTCGGCCCAGGCACGGCAGGATCAGCGCGTCTTTACCGTGAGCCAGGTGGCTGCGGTTGAGCTTGGTGCTGATCTGCACGGTCAGGTCGCAATTGCTCAAGGCCTGGAACGTGCGTGGGCTGTCCGGGGTGGCTTGGGCGAAGTTGCCGCCCAGACCGATGAATACTTTCGCGCGGCCATCGGCCATGGCGTGAATCGCTTCGACCACGTTGTGGCCGTTTTCACGCGGCACCTTGAACTGGAAGCGTCGCTCCAGGGAATCGAGGAACGCCACCGGCGGACGCTCGTTGATGCCCATGGTCCGGTCGCCCTGCACATTGCTGTGGCCACGCACCGGGCAAAGGCCTGCGCCCGGCCGGCCGATGTTGCCGCGCAGCAGCATCAGGTTGGCGATTTCCTGGATGGTCGCTACCGAGTGGCGGTGTTGGGTGATGCCCATCGCCCAGCACATGATGACGTTCTTGCCCTTGGCGTACATGCGCGCCGCTTGCTCGACTTCCACCAGGGTCAGGCCGGACTGCTCGACGATCTGCGCCCACGGCGTGTCGTCGATGGCGCCCAGGTATTCCAGCACGTTGGCGCTGTGTTCATTGAGGAAGTCGTGATCGAACACCGAAGGCTGGCCGGTCTGCTGCGCTTCGCGCTCCCATTGCAGCAGGAATTTCGCCATGCCGCGCATTAGCGCCATGTCGCCGCCCAACGCAGGTCGGAAGTACGCAGTGTTGGTCGGTTTGTCACTGTTGGTGAGCATTTCAATCGGATGCTGCGGATGCTGGAAGCGTTCCAGGCCACGCTCTTTGAGCGGGTTGACGCACACCACTTGGGCGCCGCGTTTCACCGCTTCACGCAGGGGTTCGAGCATCCGTGGGTGGTTGGTGCCGGGGTTCTGGCCCCAAACAAAAATCGCATCCGCATGTTCGAAATCGTCGAAGGTCACGGTGCCTTTGCCGACGCCGACACTTTGCGCCAACGCCACACCGCTGGCTTCGTGGCACATGTTCGAGCAGTCCGGCAGGTTGTTCGTGCCGATCGAGCGGGCGAAGAGCTGGTAGAGGAACGCGGACTCGTTCGCGGTGCGGCCGGAGGTGTAGAACTCGGCCTGATCCGGGCTCGACAGCCCTTGCAGGTGTTTACCGATCAGGGCGAAGGCGTCTTCCCAGCTGATTGGTTTGTAGCGATCGGTTTCGGCGTCGTAGCTCATCGGCTCGGTCAAGCGGCCCTGATACTCAAGCCAGTAGTCGCTCTGATCCAGCAGCGAACTGACGCTGGTGCTTGGCGAAGAACGCCGCATCTACACGGCGTTTGGTCGCTTCCCAGTTCACTGCTTTGGCGCCGTTCTCGCAGAACGCCACCATGCCGGCTTCCTTGGAATCGCCCCAGGCGCAACCGGGGCAGTCGAACCCGCCGTTCTTGTTGGTTTTGAGCATCATGCGCAGGTTTTTCAGCGCGTTGTCGCTGGTCAACCAGGCCCGGGCAACACTGGCCAGCGCGCCCCAGCCACCGGCCGCGCCTTTATAGGGCTTGTAACGGGGGACGGGTTTCTGGTCGGCTTGTTGATGTTGGCTCACGCTTGATTCTCCATCGCTGGGCTGTAGACCCGCGGTGCACTTTTCTGCGGCAGGTGGATGAGATTGAGGTTGTGGCGACGGGCCCATTGCACGGCAAGGCCCGTGGGCGACGACAGGCTGACGAGGGTTTGAATCCCTGCGCGCAGCACTTTCTGGATCAGTTCGAGGCTGCAACGGCTGGTGACAATCGCCAGGCCGCCAGCCGTCGGGATGTTCTGGCGGATCAACCCGCCGATCAGCTTGTCGAGGGCGTTGTGCCGGCCGATGTCTTCACGGCCCAGCAGCAACTCGCCCTGGCCATTCATGAACACCGCCGCATGCACCGCGCCGCAATGCTGGCCCAGCGGCTGGAACGCGCCGATACGCTGGCGCAGGCCATCGAGCCATTCGGCGGGTGGCAACGGTGCGCCGGGCAATACTTTGAGGTCGGGCAGCGCTTGCTCGACCGCTTCCACGCCACAGAGCCCGCAGCCGCTGGTGCCGGCCAGTTGCCGACGTTGCTGCTTGAGGTTCCAGAAAGCGCGGTTGGCGATGGTCACTTGCGCGTACTGCGCCGAGCCTGAGCCGCTGAGTTGCAGGTCATAAATGTCGGTTGCGTCTTCGATGATGCCGCTGCCGAGGCTGAAGCCGACGATAAAGTCTTCAAGATCGGTCGGGGTGACCAGCATCACAGCCTGGCTGATGCCATTAAAGGCAATCGCCAAGGCGACTTCCTCGGCCAGCGCGGTGCTGTCCGATTCCGTGTATTGGAGCGTGCTGTAGCTGTAGGTCTGGCTGGCGGCGGGCGCGGGCGTTTCGAGGGCGGGCGCCGCGCAGACTGGGCGCTTGGCGTTCATGGGGCATCACCGACGGTTTGGACAGCTTTAGGGGCGTTCTTTATTGGTTTGCGCAGCGTGGAAACTCATTGAGAACGCCCCCTAAGACTAGGCGCGTCAACATGTCGCGTCTAATCGCTAATACTGATCCGCCGATAGATGCCGTCGATCAAGACTCTATCAGCGATTTCTGATAAATCGCGAAACAGGCTTCCGCCAAGGCTGAACGCGGGGCGCTACGGCGCATGATCAGCCCCAGCCGGCCGAGGGTTTGAGCGTTTTCGATAGGTTGCAGGCGCAGGTGGTCGGTAAGGTTTTCGAGG is a window of Pseudomonas sp. 10S4 DNA encoding:
- a CDS encoding glycine zipper domain-containing protein: MKFSSILLLSLSLASGFASAGGTAEAGVGGALGGVLGSVVGQSLGGNTGSTIGAALGGAGGSAVGADRHSRGQAAIGGALGAAGGNVVGRSMGGTTGSLIGSAAGGGAGGALGNYMGNSSREDDRRSYRGHDDRRYYRDDDRRHRGHAYGHRKHHRYHD
- the fdhD gene encoding formate dehydrogenase accessory sulfurtransferase FdhD; amino-acid sequence: MNAKRPVCAAPALETPAPAASQTYSYSTLQYTESDSTALAEEVALAIAFNGISQAVMLVTPTDLEDFIVGFSLGSGIIEDATDIYDLQLSGSGSAQYAQVTIANRAFWNLKQQRRQLAGTSGCGLCGVEAVEQALPDLKVLPGAPLPPAEWLDGLRQRIGAFQPLGQHCGAVHAAVFMNGQGELLLGREDIGRHNALDKLIGGLIRQNIPTAGGLAIVTSRCSLELIQKVLRAGIQTLVSLSSPTGLAVQWARRHNLNLIHLPQKSAPRVYSPAMENQA